In one Myripristis murdjan chromosome 5, fMyrMur1.1, whole genome shotgun sequence genomic region, the following are encoded:
- the LOC115359828 gene encoding putative nuclease HARBI1, with protein sequence MACPFYENPVDLGAQLVRRALRRERTFRDRCNPFELPEQTLYERYRFSGEGLQYICQLLEPYISNVTHRNHALTVPQTVCIALRFFATGTFMYSVGDAENLGKNTVCRAIHKVAGALTELIDAFVVFPGHLPTQCIKEGFYDIAGFPRVLGAIDCTHIPISAHLGENEADFVNRKSFHSLNIQMTCDHQMMVTSLVAKWPGSVHDSRIFRESLLCQKLEQGQFSGVLLGDRGYACLPYLLTPYPDPGAGPQMRFNVAHAKTRVRIEMTFGVIKARFTCLRGLRVAPDRACRIISACVVLHNIATMRKERTPPSDPPPPDVVDPIIVDFPSGRAVREAITENFFS encoded by the exons atggcctgtcCGTTTTATGAGAACCCGGTTGATCTTGGTGCACAGCTTGTGCGAAGAGCGCTCAGGCGCGAGAGAACATTTAGGGATCGTTGTAATCCGTTCGAATTGCCTGAACAAACACTGTACGAAAGGTACAGGTTTTCGGGGGAGGGGTTACAATACATCTGTCAGCTGCTGGAGCCTTACATCAGTAATGTAACGCACCGCAACCACGCGCTGACAGTCCCGCAGACAGTGTGCATTGCACTGAGGTTTTTTGCCACAG gTACTTTTATGTATTCTGTTGGCGATGCCGAAAACCTCGGGAAAAACACTGTCTGTAGAGCTATTCATAAAGTCGCGGGGGCCCTGACTGAGCTCATCGATGCATTCGTGGTGTTTCCCGGCCACCTGCCCACGCAATGCATCAAAGAGGGCTTTTATGACATCGCAG GGTTCCCCAGGGTGCTGGGTGCCATTGACTGCACCCACATCCCCATCTCTGCCCATCTGGGTGAGAATGAGGCCGACTTTGTGAATAGGAAGTCTTTTCACAGTCTCAACATTCAG ATGACATGCGACCATCAGATGATGGTCACCAGTTTGGTGGCAAAGTGGCCAGGGTCTGTCCACGACTCCCGCATATTCAGGGAGTCTTTGCTGTGCCAAAAGCTGGAGCAGG gGCAGTTCAGTGGAGTGCTCCTTGGAGACAGAGGCTACGCCTGCCTGCCTTATCTCCTGACCCCCTATCCTGATCCTGGTGCAGGGCCACAAATGAGGTTCAATGTGGCCCATGCCAAAACCAGGGTCAGGATAGAGATGACCTTTGGGGTCATCAAGGCACGATTTACATGCCTCCGTGGCCTGAGGGTGGCCCCAGACCGGGCCTGCAGGATCATATCTGCATGTGTGGTTCTGCACAATATCGCCAcaatgaggaaggagaggaccCCCCCCAgtgaccccccacccccggaTGTGGTAGACCCCATCATTGTTGATTTCCCTTCAGGCAGGGCTGTGAGAGAGGCCATAACTGAAaatttttttagttaa